The segment attcacactggagaaaagccttacacatgcaaacagtgtggaaaaagtttcagtcaaaaaggacactttaacattcacatgagagttcacaatggagagaagccttacacctggagaaaatgtggaaaaagtttctgcaGAAAATTTAATCTTAAAAACCACGTGTGTATTCACACTTTGGAGAGCCTTTTtaactgccaacagtgtggagaaaatttcactcgtaaagaaagccttaacaaacacatgagaattcacactggagagaagccttacacgtgcgaacagtgtggaaagagtttcgctcataaagtaaaccttaacacacacatgagaattcacactggagagaagccttacacgtgcaaacagtgtggaaagagtttcgctcataaagaaaaccttaacacacacatgagaattcacactggagagaagccttacacatgcaaacagtgtggaaaaagtttcactcaaaaaggatgccttaacagacacatgagaattcacactggagagaagccttctacatgcaaactgtgtggaaagagtttcactcaaaaaggataccttaacagacacatgagaatacaTGCTgtagagaaaccttacacatgcaaacagtgtggaaaaggtTTCTGTGGAAAATCAAAACTTAAATACCACATGCGTATTCACACTTTGGAGAgcttttttacctgccaacagtgtggagaaaatttcactcgtaaagaaagccttaccacacacatgagaattcacactggagagaagccttacacgtgcaaacagtgtgtaaagagtttcgctcgtaaagcaaaccttaacagacacatgcgaattcacactggagagaagccttacacgtgtgactagtgtggaaagagtttcactcaaaaagtaaGCCTTGGCAAGCACATGGAGATTCATAATCAAAAGAAGCCTTATTAAGGGTTCCAAATGGAATCCTACACAGGGCTTCTACAATgaaattctaattcacattttaaagcaatgtgttttgtccatggtacac is part of the Garra rufa chromosome 1, GarRuf1.0, whole genome shotgun sequence genome and harbors:
- the LOC141340530 gene encoding uncharacterized protein, which encodes MFIKVESEENMSELETWRIKQEEPEHLRIKQEEPEPLRIKQEEPEHLRIKHEEQGDLTALKEEKEVLNETEEKDQFENLHNFVSGDKSVCSLESANTSKQKRAQNTGTRSNFTCFQCGHSFTRKENLKRHMIIHTGEKPYTCKQCGKSFSQKGHFNIHMRVHNGEKPYTWRKCGKSFCRKFNLKNHVCIHTLESLFNCQQCGENFTRKESLNKHMRIHTGEKPYTCEQCGKSFAHKVNLNTHMRIHTGEKPYTCKQCGKSFAHKENLNTHMRIHTGEKPYTCKQCGKSFTQKGCLNRHMRIHTGEKPSTCKLCGKSFTQKGYLNRHMRIHAVEKPYTCKQCGKGFCGKSKLKYHMRIHTLESFFTCQQCGENFTRKESLTTHMRIHTGEKPYTCKQCVKSFARKANLNRHMRIHTGEKPYTCD